The window GATATTCTCAGGCAAAAGGAGTCATGATTATTACAAAAAATCCAGATATTGTCAAAGCATTAGTTCTTGAAAAGTTTCAAAGAGGATGTACAATTTTGGATGGTCGAGGTGGTTATACTGATGATAGAAAAGAGATTGTATATACCGTAATAAATCAAAGAGAATTGATAAAATTGAAATCAGAATTGAAAGAATTTGACAATGAAGCCTTCGTCAATGTTCTTAATGTTCATGAAGCCTTAGGAGCTGGATTTAAAAAATTTTGAAAAATTCTAAATCAATTGTGTAAAAATAATTATTGACAAGTAACTTTAAATTTTTTAACCTGCCTCAGTAACAGCAATGTTCAAGATGGGATGCTTTCTAAAATGGAATTCAGTGAAAATCTGAAGCTGCCCCGCAACCGTAAAAGCCGGATCTTTTTTAGGAGGTAAGTTTAACTTCGAGGGGAGTATTATGAAGAGTTTTTATAACTTAAAATTCTAATAGCAATAAAATATTATAATGTATCGTAGTATTTAAAAAATTATGAAATTTGTACTCATTTTTTGATACTATTTGATGCTGTTTTTTAATCTACTTGAGAGGAGAAAAGATGAAAAGTTTTACTTTTCTGTTTTTAACCCTTCTTATTGGAATGCTGTCTGGCTTTCCGATAAATGAAGGTTTTGAATCTGAAACCATACCAGCAGAGGGATGGCAAATTGTTTACGCAAATCAAACTCCACCAAGCGGAAATTTGATGACTCATACAGATACTGCTGCACGAACAGGAGTAAGATCATTTAGATTTTCTTCATATAGCAATGGTGCACCTTATGACCAATTTCTAATTACTCCAGAAATTGAATCAAACGAGGCTTTCAACTTATCATTCTGGTATAAAAAACATACTTCTGGCAGCGAAATTTTCTCTGTAGGTTTTTCCACAAGTGGAGATAATATTGAAACAGATTTTATCTGGACTGAGGATATTACAAACTCTACATCAAGTTGGTCTGAATTCTCCAAAATTTGTGATTCAGACATAAAATATGTAGCAATTCACTATAAGAGTAGTTATAAATATTATCTCTATATAGATGATTTCAGTTTATTTATTCCAGAAGAGATGGAGTATTTAAACTCTACAACAATTCAACAGAATCAAAATATCCTTACTCAAGGTTATGAAAACGGGGAATTGATTGGAATTGAAATTGAAACAGAGAATGAGTTAAATCCATTAGTATTGTCAAGGATAAATATATCTTTTGATGAATCTGACTCGGTTGACGATATTAAAAATTGCAAGATTTACTATACCGGTAATAACGCTGTGTTTGATAGTAATAGTTTATTTGGCTCAGTAATTGAAAATCCAACAATTGAAACATTTATCGATGGAAATCAAACTCTTTTGAAAGGAAAAAACTATTTTTGGCTAGCAGTAGATATTGATGAAAATGCAATAGCTAATCATAAAGTTGATGCATCATGCACAGAAATAAAAATTGGAACTGAATCGTACATTCCTGATGTAACTTCACCAGAAGGTTCTAGAACAATTATGGCTGCATTAAATGGTAACTATTCTATTGGTAATAATTGTGATTTTACCTCTTTTCAAGCCGCAATTGATGCTTTAAACTCTTTAGGAATATCAGGAAATGTATTTTTCAATATTCTTCCTGGTGAGTACAATGAACAGATTACTCTTAATGAGATAATCGGAGTATCAGAATCTAAGCAGATCTTTTTTAAAGGTAATGAAGAAGATGTAACTTCTGTTAAAATTTCCTTTGAAAACAATTCCGTTAAAAATTATGTTGTTAAATTTAATGGTGGTGATTTCATAAATTTTGAAAATATCTCCTTCGCAGCTCTAGATGATAGTTATGGAAGGTTAATTGTTTTGGAAAATGGATCTTGTAATAATCGATTCATTAACAATATTTTTACGGGTATTTTCACTGAAGATAATGATATGGATAATAATAAAAATTTAGTTTTCTCCAATGCAACAGGAGCTACTGAACTAGACAACAACAATGAATTCATTGGTAATCAGTTTATCAATGGCAGTATGGGATTAAATCTTGGTGCTATAAACTTTGTTTCACCATTTGAATCTGGCAACAAAATATTGAATAATAGTTTCACTGGTCAGTGTAAAAAATGTATTTATCTTAATTATCAGGAAAATATTGAGATTCTTAATAACAACATTGGATCTACTTCTAATTATTCAAATTATTACGCTATTGACGGTTTTCACGTAAGGAATAACAGTTCCATATCAATGAATTCAATTAATTTAAATTGTACTAATACGACTTATGGGATATGTCTCAGACCTTCATCGCAAGAGACAGATTACTCGATTGTAGCCAATAATTGCATCTCAATTCAGACAGAGAATCTAAGCTATGGTATATATCTAGATGGTTGCAAAAATCTGGATATTTTACATAATAGTGTGAATCTTACAGGGAATAATGAATCTTCAATGGGTATCTATCTTTACAGAAATAGCAATTTTTGCAATGTTGTATCAAACATCCTTACAAATTATGCAAATGGTCTTGCCATGAGAATAAGTTCTAACTCTCTTGATGGAAACTTGATAGACTTCAATAATTATTTCTCCTCAGGTTCAATTTTGATTCAGGTAGGAAGCGATACTGCCGATGATATACCGTCAATTCAATTATTAACAGGTGGAGATATAAATTCCATATCTAAAAACATTACATATCTTGAAAATCTGCATATTGATGATATTGAGCTGAAAATTGCTCCTTTCAATTCTAAAGTACCTAGAGATATTGATGGTGATCTTAGATATGAACCTGTGGTATTTATTGGTGCAGATGAATATATTGAAGTTATTCCAGATACCACTCCACCAGTAATAATCTCTTTAACAGGGTGTGAAGTATCTATTGGAAGCGAAATGAGTTTAATTCTTGTGGTTGAGGAGGAAACAGAATTGGATGTTGATTCTCCGATTTGGTCGCAATATACAATTGAAGGAGTAGACCATGATCTTATCTTTTCACCATCGAATAGAGCTATCTCTTTAAAAAATAGTTTCAGATCAAAGGAATTGTATGTTTTTAATGCAAATATTCCTGTCCAAGAACTTCCTGTGAACGGTATGATAGCCATCAAAGCAAAAGATCTTGCAGGAAATTTTTCAGAAATCTATACTTCTGAAATATCATGGAGTGGAGATGTTGTTCTTCCAGTAATAGACATTTTCGAAGCTCCTGAATTCGTTCTACCTACTGAAGAGCTTATTGTCAAAGCGAATATTTCGGATGAGTCTGGTGTCCTGGAAGCTAAATTGTTTTATTCAATAGAAGATGATTTTACAGAATTGATGATGGTTTTAGAAAATGGATATTACAAAGCAAATATTCCCACACAACCAGCTGAGACAGAAGTAAATTATTTTATTACAGCTAAAGATGCCAGTTCACAAGCAAATATTGCTACAAGTGATACTTTGACTTCAACTTGGAAAGAGATTTCTACTGGTTGGTTCGGACCATGGAACGCAGTAAATAATTCAGGTTTGGGATTAACAGGTCAGAGTGGGGAAATTATTCCATGGGAACTAGGAATGATCTATAATTTTGGAAGCTCAAAAGTTAAGATGAAGAAAATTGCTTATATGGTAAATGAAGGAACGGAAGGCATTATAAATTATTCAATTATGGATATAGATGAAAGCGGAAATTGGACAGATATTATTTTAGACTCAGGGCTTTTAACTACTTCTCCTACAATTGGAACGGAGTTCGTTGAAATTGAGATAAATTCTGATGTTGAGCTTTCGGGCAGTATTGGATTAAGATTATCTTTTGTTACCGGTGGTTTTTTCGGTAGAGATGAAAACAGTTCATACAATAACTCCTATATTT of the Candidatus Delongbacteria bacterium genome contains:
- a CDS encoding choice-of-anchor J domain-containing protein; its protein translation is MKSFTFLFLTLLIGMLSGFPINEGFESETIPAEGWQIVYANQTPPSGNLMTHTDTAARTGVRSFRFSSYSNGAPYDQFLITPEIESNEAFNLSFWYKKHTSGSEIFSVGFSTSGDNIETDFIWTEDITNSTSSWSEFSKICDSDIKYVAIHYKSSYKYYLYIDDFSLFIPEEMEYLNSTTIQQNQNILTQGYENGELIGIEIETENELNPLVLSRINISFDESDSVDDIKNCKIYYTGNNAVFDSNSLFGSVIENPTIETFIDGNQTLLKGKNYFWLAVDIDENAIANHKVDASCTEIKIGTESYIPDVTSPEGSRTIMAALNGNYSIGNNCDFTSFQAAIDALNSLGISGNVFFNILPGEYNEQITLNEIIGVSESKQIFFKGNEEDVTSVKISFENNSVKNYVVKFNGGDFINFENISFAALDDSYGRLIVLENGSCNNRFINNIFTGIFTEDNDMDNNKNLVFSNATGATELDNNNEFIGNQFINGSMGLNLGAINFVSPFESGNKILNNSFTGQCKKCIYLNYQENIEILNNNIGSTSNYSNYYAIDGFHVRNNSSISMNSINLNCTNTTYGICLRPSSQETDYSIVANNCISIQTENLSYGIYLDGCKNLDILHNSVNLTGNNESSMGIYLYRNSNFCNVVSNILTNYANGLAMRISSNSLDGNLIDFNNYFSSGSILIQVGSDTADDIPSIQLLTGGDINSISKNITYLENLHIDDIELKIAPFNSKVPRDIDGDLRYEPVVFIGADEYIEVIPDTTPPVIISLTGCEVSIGSEMSLILVVEEETELDVDSPIWSQYTIEGVDHDLIFSPSNRAISLKNSFRSKELYVFNANIPVQELPVNGMIAIKAKDLAGNFSEIYTSEISWSGDVVLPVIDIFEAPEFVLPTEELIVKANISDESGVLEAKLFYSIEDDFTELMMVLENGYYKANIPTQPAETEVNYFITAKDASSQANIATSDTLTSTWKEISTGWFGPWNAVNNSGLGLTGQSGEIIPWELGMIYNFGSSKVKMKKIAYMVNEGTEGIINYSIMDIDESGNWTDIILDSGLLTTSPTIGTEFVEIEINSDVELSGSIGLRLSFVTGGFFGRDENSSYNNSYIYFNDEWVKLGTGAASEFTGDWTLNVHVEGFNVTNKEEIVPFNTTLSQNYPNPFNPSTVINYSLAQASDIKLQIINSNGEMVKEVVFLKQNPGIYSYNFNGENLNSGVYFYRLLTTNKAITKKMILVK